Sequence from the Methanobacterium alcaliphilum genome:
ACTTGGGAAAATACATAAAGAAATTAACCATAAATATTCTAAAACTACATTAGAAGGTTCTTATGTTACCTCCCGACAACTCAGTAACTTAAATAATATGGGGCCTGCTGTATATTTTGATGGTAGACAAATTAGAAATGACCTTAATTCTGGAAATGTGGGCATAATAACATGGTTTATATTAAAAAATTATAGTATAAGTGTGATAGGTAAATCTGCAGGTTATTATATCTCAAATATTGATGTTGATGAGTTAATTGATTATGTTAATTTAAATGTGAATACATATTGGGTAAACTGGACTGAACAAGCATCTAAAACTATATCAATAGAAAGTATTTTCATACTTTTTGAGCAAGGAGTTGAATGGGGTGTGCTGGGAATAAGCCGGCTTTATTACACGATGCATAAAAAGGATGTTGTATCAAAGTATGATGCAGGGGAATATGTATTAAAAAATACCCCTATCTCTTTTGAGAGGATAATTAAAGAAGCTTTAAGAATCAGGAAAGGTTTAGACAAAAAAAGTTATTATAACTCTCCTTTTAGACGTAAAAAAGATACTTTATTGTTTTTGCACCATATGCTTAATCAATTTTAGGTTTATGTATGGCCTGGTTTGTATTAAGAAGAATAAATAGATTGAAGCAACGGCTTTTTTTTTGGAATTGAATATTAATTTAAAAAGAAAAAGAAAAAGAGAAGAGAGTTTAGAAACTGTCTATAACTTCTCCCAGTAATTTTATGGATTTTTCTTTGTCAGGACCAATTGGGGAACCAGCTACGTATTGGGTTACGCCCATTTCTCCGAGAGCTTCGATTTTTGGGACGAAGTCTGCAGGGGTTCCTACAACAGAGAACGCGTCCATTAATTCGTCAGTAACAGCTCCGATTGCTCCACCAAAGTCACCTTTACCTAAGAATTCTCCGAATTTAGCACCAGTGTCAGGAGCTAGTCCGTGTCTTTCAAATACAGGTGGTGGGGATCCTGC
This genomic interval carries:
- a CDS encoding aminoglycoside adenylyltransferase domain-containing protein; translation: MDTLPNEVKKVLNDYLSVFNLELPDLLESFYLIGSLVLNDYHAGKSDVDFVAVIKRDMNPRELSILGKIHKEINHKYSKTTLEGSYVTSRQLSNLNNMGPAVYFDGRQIRNDLNSGNVGIITWFILKNYSISVIGKSAGYYISNIDVDELIDYVNLNVNTYWVNWTEQASKTISIESIFILFEQGVEWGVLGISRLYYTMHKKDVVSKYDAGEYVLKNTPISFERIIKEALRIRKGLDKKSYYNSPFRRKKDTLLFLHHMLNQF